The genome window TCAAAGACCATGAATACAATTAATCAAGACTCCTTCTCATGGTCAATTATAGTAGAAGCAAACTATTTCTATCAGAGGACAGGCTTCAAGCCCACAAAATTGCCTGAGGGGCCTCGCTcaagggaggaggggaagttAACCTAAcatttccatactgttctgcCTATTCCCAGAATGACCAGCAGGCAAACAGCACACCAGACAGTGGAAGTAGCATTTGCTAGCAGAGAGAACTATCAAGAAATCAAATCTAGATCCGATTTGGTGTGATGCTCTTGGCAAATCATCAAacttttctttgcctcagtttacccataggaaaaatgggcagaataatcTTAATATgtcactgggggcttccctggtggtgcagtggttaagaatctacctgcaggggacacgggttcgagccctgttccgggaagatcccacatgccgcggagcaactaagcccgtgcaccacaactactgagcctgcgctctagagcctgcgagccacaactactgaagcccgcgcacctacagccagagatccgcaacaagagaagccaccgcaatgagaagcctgcgcacggcaacgaagagtagcccccactcgctgcaactagagaaaagcccgcgcgcagcaacaaagacccaacgcagccaaaaataaataataatttattaaaaaatatatgtcacTGGGACAATATAACAcaaatatcaaaatgtaaaaagtaTACCACCTGCCCTGTACAAATCAGGAGTTCACAAAGACTGCCATTTCTCACCCCTCCTATTTGTTGCTCTACAAAGCCTCAGAATGCCACAAGTGATAATATTAGGATGAAGAAGGCAATTGCGTTCATCTATTTGGCTGGATGTCAACCTCCCTCACCTGCATACCAAGAGAAGCCCAAAAGGCTTGACCTTGAGGGCAGATAACTTTCTaccttggcaaaaaaaaaaaagagggaatccTCTCTACCCAATTCCCACCTCAGAGGGAGGCAGACCacaaggaaaagcaaagaaatacacCTCGGCGTACTTGGAGTTCAGGGAAAAACGTTGTGGAAGTCAATCATCACTATAGTTAAATAACATTTTCATGCATAATCATCATTACCACCTTGAACAAAGTTCCAGCTTCCTGAGTGCTCCCTTCAGCTGCTTCCCCTGTTCTTGTAGAAGCTAAAGCTTATATCACTTCTGCTCTTGGTTTCTTAACTCTGCCCTCAAAGATCAACCAGAGAGGGAACCTAACTGTAGGCTTTTACCCTCAGAGACCCCAGGCCTCAGGCTGACCAGCCATGAGGAGCAGGGAGTGAAGCAAACTCTTTCAAGCTTTTCATGAGGCATCTGGCCAAACAGCAAACTTCCAGCCCTCTCTGGGATCAAGTGAAGAGAgtgattttgtgtttttctgcattttaattgTTGGGATGTGGCCACACACGGCGGTAATTGGAACAATGCAGCTACCACCACGCAACTGATACTCTCAGTCTGAGTTTCCTAAAACAGGCCAGGCTGAGAGGGGGAACAGAACGGAAGCCATAAGGAATCAAACCAGGACACAAAAGAAGGCAAACCAGCTCCGCGAGGGGCCTCCTCTTTCTCAAGCAGGCAGAGGAAAAAGTATAAGAAGCCCTCTCTTGCcgccttccttccccttccattTTGTGTATCTGAGGGGCAGAGACAGCCCTGAACGTTCACTAAGCAAGTTAAAACTTCTCAGCTTAACAACTGGCACGGGGGCTCAGCCCTACACAGAGCAGCAGGCTGCTAggccctcccccaaaccccaccaGGCCCAACTCTCAATCCAGGCTTTCTCTCCACCATCAGCACCACCCCCCCGGCAAATAAAGGCTGGACCCCCACCCCACTGGGTGGCAGTAACCCCTGACATTACGGTTTCAGGGATGCTGAGGTTGTGCTGAAACCTCGATAACCTAGGATCAAGTCAGGCCAAGGGAGAGGAGAGTCACAAACCCCTGGGGACCTTCCCCCCAGGTCCCAGTCCCACAGCTCTGGGGGAGACTGAAGGAAAACATGAGGGAGGCATGAAGGTACATGAACAGGTATGTGGGGACCTGACTGCTCTTCCTCCATATGGCACTGAGGGGATAGGGCTGACAAGTGGGgatcacccctccccccaccccactgaaGAAGCAAAAGGCTAGCCCCCCCCTCCAATCTTCAACCTCTCCCTTGGTTGCCCTGCCTGTCCCCGCGGGGTGGGGCATGGGGCGTCCGCTGgcccctggggggcggggggcgccggGGCACGCTTGCGGGGGGCTGTCGCTCGTCTCTTCCCAATCAGCTTCCATCATCTGGCCGCGGGAAGCGAACTCAGGACGCAGGGTATGGAGAGGGTCTGGGACTTAGCGCtccgccaccccctcccccaccaggtcCCGTGCTCTCCCAGCGGAGGCGGCCAGCGAGGCCGTGCCTCGAGGGTGgacgggctgggggaggggaaagagggaaggagggagggacggtCTTGGTGCCCGCCCCGAGGCCCCAGCGCCACCTGCCCTCCGCCACCTACCGCGGCTCCTCCTGCTCCCAGGGCCGCGGCCGGAGCAGCTCTGAGCGCTCGGTTCGCCCCACGGTGCCCTTAAAAGGCGCCGGCCCGAACCAACGGGCCCCTGAGGAGAGTGGAGAGATCGCTCCGGTTCGCAGAACGCCCCTGAACCGTCCGCGGAGGCTCGAGACCCGCGTCGTTTCTCTCGCAAAGTCTTTCTTGGAGAGCACAGTCAGGAAGACGCCCGGTTCTTTAATTTAGCGATGAGGGTGGTTTCCTCCCTAGCGAGTCACCCCCTGCAAAATATTGCAGAAGGTGGACTGGCCCAGTTGGAGGCAAATCTCAAAACCCCCGGGGGAGGCCGTGTCGGTCGAAGGTAAACAAAGACATCGCCCCTGCCCTCTGTTACTACATCGGCCCCTGTACAGCCCCCAACTCGGTTCCGGCGCGTAACGGAATTAGCCAGGATTCCTCTCACCTGCTCTCCTACCCTCTAAGGCCGCCACTCTGAAGGaatcccccttcccccagcagaGGACCCGTCCGCGGCGTGAAGGTTTCTGGGAAGTGTAGTCCAAGCGCCGATTAGGGCCTGCTCTGAGTCCCAGGAGCCCCTCTTCCAGCTGCCGGATGGGCTCGAACGTTATAAACCCAGGATTTACAACGGTTGCGGGGCCGTTCCCACTTGGTTCTGTAATTAGCCGTCACCCAAAACACTGTAAATCTGACGAGGGCCCAGGGCGGTTcactccttctcctccctctacgccccccccaccccagcaggatGAGGTAATGGGATTGTGATTATGACATCATAGGCGGTTCAGTTGCTtgcgtgggggaggggggagttcgGTGGTTACAGCTGGACCACTTTCCTTAAgacaaaaagggagggaggaaacaagCAGCTGGGGAAAAGATGTTGATGGCGCTATACTTCCTCTTCAGGAAGAGGAAACCACCTTTTATTAAAtttccaccactaccaccacctcccacctcagccAAAGTTTAAGTCCTTTTTGAAGAGACTGAATGTAGCCGTTAGCACGTGAAGAGGTTGTGGAACAGCTAGGTGGTTTCTGGCTCTTATGTAAATTTGAGTCTCAGCCAGCAAAGAAGGTTTAGAGAGAGGGTAAAATATGGGAAGAGAAGAGGTTTTAAACAATGCCTTCGTGTTATGATCTCTTTGTAGGACAGAGTTTTAGATCTTTTTTAATCGATTGTTAAGTAGAAGTAGTGCAAGTAATCTTCACTATTACATTCAGCAACGAGTCCCGTGAAAGATATGTTTTCCCTAAATATTTTGTGTCCCACTCAAGTCTGGGACAGATAAGTAATTGTGATCGGCTAGAAGGTAGAGCCAGTGGTGGGGATCTTCCTCACAGaaccagggaagggaggagacagGAGCCACCAAACctgcaaactggaaaagaagagtaGAGGGAAAGTGAGGTAGTATCaagaaaatggggggggggggatgggagaTACACTGCACATTTGTTTGCCCTGCACATTTACCCTTGGCAAAAGAAGGGACAGGGGCCGTGAAGTGTAGGAGACATGGTTTCCAATAATTGCTGCTATGGAGCACTtacgtgccaggcaccgtgctgcatactttaaatatgtattcTCATTTTTGTTTACAATCATCAAATGAGACAAAATCTCCTTATTTGTTGGATTAAACAGcaggagaggttaagtgactgccCGTGTGGTGGACAAAAGCAGTATTAAAAAGCAATCTGACTCATaacattgttaaccaactatactccaatataaaataaaaagttaaaaaaaagcagtCTGAGGTTCTAAAGCCCTTGGTCTTCACCACTTGGTGATCACcctttttatttaataacaaaataccatgctTACTAAAGTTAAGTGATTGAAAATAAGAAGTTAAGTTAGCATTGGCGCATTtggaaaacactgaaagaaactgagacacttaaaacaactaaacCCTGCAACTCAGGTTTCATGTCTCCTTTCAAAGGAAGATGACACCCATTTCATCACGTATAAAACAGCGCCCCCAGTGCAGCCCAACCTGTCCCCCATTACTAACTATAACTAGATTTCTTTATGCCACTTTTGGTTCAAGGTTTTTTACTCACGTCCTgcaatgttttctttctgtcccaTTTCCCTTCTTTTGTTCTTGGGCTACTACCTTGAACCCCATCATAACTGTGACCTCTTGGGCCAGATCCCATCTCTGACCCTGCTCCAGTGGGTTTTAGCAGAGGATACTACCTGGGCTCCCTTCTGTTCTCCATCCAGATTCTCTGAGGGTTCCAGGGTCTTGAGCCAGTCATCCAAAGGGGTAGAATCCATTGGCTCTAAGAGATTGTCCATTCCCCACCTAAGAAGGCAGCAGAGTCAGAGGAACGTGCAGCTCATTCAGACTCTCCCTTTTCAGCCAGTGAAAGCTAAACCTCTGCAAAGTGGGGAGAGGTAGGGCTTAGTCCACCACTCAGGGAAGGAACAAGGAATAGTAGTGCACACACCCCTCAGCCTGCAGAGGCTGGCTGGGGGGGTCCCAGGAATGTAGGGCTCTTCTCCACTGCCTGATCTGGGCATCCCAGGAGCGACGGCTGTACCTCCTGTTCTTGTTTGGTGTTTGAGGGTGAAGTCCTGGCTGTCGCTGTGCCCTGGCAACAACATATATGTCAGACTGAGGTCAAGGTGAAGGGGCACAGCTCACTGCTTATCATGATGAATTAGGAGACTCATTAGGGATTCTCTGATAATGAGGTAAGATCAATGCCCACAAtccaaagaaaatctttaaattaGATTAAACATCAAAATTCCCAATTCCCTAATATTCTTTCTTCTGGGAAGGGTAAATTAGATATTCCAACTCCCTCAGAAGTCAAGagagatataaaagaaaatatttgacgtCTCTTTAAAGTACATTCTACCTTTTCATACATTAgtttgtatgtatgcatgtaagCTTACATGTAATTAGGCAAGTATGTTGTAATAAGCCAAGTCAGATGGAGGCATGAGGTGAAAatggatggaagaaaaaaaattttcattagcAAACATGGATAGAGCTTTAAAAAGTCTTATGGCCCACGTATAACTTgttccatttgaaaaaaaaacacttggaaaCTTATCTGGGGGGCTAGACTGCTGGATAATTTATTTTAGTAATGCTACAACTCTGTGGGAGCATTCAGATTCTAGTATCTTTCCATCATCTGATAGTGAACAAAAGCCACGTGGTTGACACTCTTGTTGTAACTACCCACAACTGCACTCACTTGGGGACCTGCTGCAGAAAGCACTGGTAACCAGGTGTGCGCTTGCCATAATCTATCTGCTTTTGCCGCCGCTGTAGGACAATTGCATCTGTCTCTACCTCCCACCTGTGAGGAAATAGACAGTCGTCCCATGAAGTGTGATGATGGTCATCAAAGCGGAAACCAACTCTTCCCACATTCCGTTAATCCCCAGCCTGATTGTCAAACTCACCTGGCATGGCAGGGCTCTGTACTGACTCCCACACTCACCATCTCTATCCTAGAGGATAAAGGCTCTTCACGCACCTCCTTTCTGGGGAAGCAGATTCTACAGATGAAAAGGGTATTAGGATAAAACCCAGCTACTCTCAGCCACTACCACTACCAAGATCCTGACACCAGATAAAGGTTGTATTTCTCACTTACTGTCTCTCAAAGATTAAGGCTGCATTTCTAATTCGTTTCTTAAAGTGTGGTCTGCAAGCCATCTGTCTGGGTAGCACCTGGGGGCCTTGATAATTCCTGAGCCCTActctagacctactgaattaTCACTTTGGGAACATGTATTTTAAAGAGCTTCCAAggttgttttaaacatttttatggaaaatttcaaatatacaaagagAACAGCGTAATCTCCTGCAACTCAAAGTATGGTCCCAGTACCAGCTGCATTAGCATcagctgggagcttgttagacgTTCAGAATCTTGAATTCTtacccagatctactgaatcagaatatgtattttaacaagatccgcAGGTGATTAGTATGCGGATAAAACTTTGAGAGCACTGATATCATGTACCCCCTAGCTACCCATCACCCAATACTCACGGCCAATCTTGTTTCACCTATACTCACCACCACTCCCACAGgattatttaaaagcaaatccCCAACATTAAGAATAAATTCTTAGTATCACCTAGTCAATGTTCAAATTTCCATAAACAACCAAAGTTTGGTATCCTCTGGACTGTGATAAGGATTACGCCAAGAGATGATTCAACTCTCCTACTTTCCTTGAAAAGGAATTCCCTTTACCGCATATAACCTAGCGTCTCAGATGCTGCGCGCTTAAAAGGGACACCGACCCAGGAAAGCTCTTGGAAGGGGCCAGTGCTACTCATCATAAATACACGCACCTGTCTCGCCGCAACATCTGCCACACGGGCGGCAAATGTTCCATCTACAGGGGAAGGCTAGCAAAACTAAGAGGGAAAGGTCCACGTAACGATACgagaaagaagcaagggaaaaaaccaaaaacaaaaaacgtttAAAGCACCCTCCCACCTAAATTAATTTCTCCAGGTATTACCCTAGGGAGTGGTCGTCGCTAGCAATTTAAATGTCCCGGGGTTGGAGGGGCTGAAGGAAAGGAGAGCTCAGAAAGGGTGTGGTGATAGGCCAGAGGGAGAGCCAATGAGGCGCCAAACTCCCTGTGGGGCGGGGTTTAACTCGGGCCTTGCCGAAAGCTGGTGGGCCAGTCGGCAGCCCACTGGGCTGCGGGGCGGGGCAAATCTCGCTCCTTCCGGAACAGTTCACGCCCCCGGGTGCTGTACGAGGCAAACGATTGGCCGAGGTGTGGGGGGGCGGGGTTGTCTAGGCGGGTGAGCGGAGATTGGCTGGCGCAGCTTAGAGGCGAGCGGGATAGGTTATTGGGCGGGCGGAAGGTTTGAATGGTCAAGGCCTATGGCTGTTGATCTTGCTCTGAGGCTGTAACTTCGACAGTCCGGTGAGAGAAGCGGAGAAGGCAAACTCCAGCCTATCTGGTCGAGAGGCATAGCTGTCGTCTGGTTAAATCGCCTCTTTTCCCCAGATTTCCTTGAATTCTGCTAGAGTCTTCGCTTGTGTGTGATTCCCTGCCTACTTCTCTTCCTCCTGAAGGCAAGTCTCAGACTCAAACCTGAGGTAAGCCCAGAGCTGTGTCCTCCTTGGAATCACGGGCCTCGCAAACAGAGGTTAGGGGGACAAAACAGGCATTATCGCGAGTTAGGAGACCCGAGTTCC of Delphinus delphis chromosome 3, mDelDel1.2, whole genome shotgun sequence contains these proteins:
- the LOC132422401 gene encoding uncharacterized protein — protein: MEHLPPVWQMLRRDRICFPRKEVREEPLSSRIEMVSVGVSTEPCHARWEVETDAIVLQRRQKQIDYGKRTPGYQCFLQQVPKAQRQPGLHPQTPNKNRRYSRRSWDAQIRQWRRALHSWDPPSQPLQAEGWGMDNLLEPMDSTPLDDWLKTLEPSENLDGEQKGAQFAGLVAPVSSLPWFCEEDPHHWLYLLADHNYLSVPDLKPSGNGPATVVNPGFITFEPIRQLEEGLLGLRAGPNRRLDYTSQKPSRRGRVLCWGKGDSFRVAALEGRRAGARWFGPAPFKGTVGRTERSELLRPRPWEQEEPR